From a single Campylobacter concisus genomic region:
- a CDS encoding biotin/lipoyl-containing protein: MAKKFIDVMDTTFRDGFQSVYGARVLMNDFLPALEAAKEAGIEHFEFGGGARFQSLYFYLNEDAFAMMDKFRSIVGPKANLQTLSRGVNTVTLDTGSRELIDLHAKLFKKHGTTTIRNFDALNDVENLKYSGERIAHHGLKHEVVVTMMDLPSGCVGAHDVKFYEKILREILDANIPYHSVCFKDASGTSSPQKVYETIKMARKLLPEKTHIRLHTHETAGVSVACYLAALEAGVDGIDLAASPVSGGTSQPDILTMLHAVKGKNYDLGGLDVEKILKYESVLNDCLKEYFLPPEAVQVSPLIPFSPMPGGALTANTQMMRDNNILDKFPEVILAMREVVQKGGYGTSVTPVSQFYFQQAFNNVMFGKWKKIAEGYGKMVLGYFGKTPVTPDKEIIKLASEQLGLKPTTKHAVDIADKDESKSLAHVKEILKQNNIKTTEENIFIAAACKEKGIAFLKGEAKVNVRKIDPNAKANEGRQTQSGRYSVVVNGSRYNVEVSEGFNDSIQVKSITEVEGKSVKNTKSAVAGATENDIVASLPGAVHKILVSAGDHVKKGQAVVVLEAMKMEIEVKAPKDGVIGSIEVSKGQSVANNQVVAKFK; this comes from the coding sequence ATGGCGAAGAAATTTATCGATGTTATGGATACGACCTTTAGAGATGGCTTTCAGTCAGTTTATGGCGCTAGAGTGCTTATGAATGATTTTTTGCCTGCGCTTGAAGCGGCCAAAGAGGCCGGCATAGAGCATTTTGAATTTGGTGGCGGAGCGAGATTTCAAAGCCTTTATTTTTACCTAAATGAAGACGCTTTTGCGATGATGGATAAATTTAGAAGTATCGTAGGACCAAAAGCAAATCTTCAAACCCTAAGCAGGGGCGTAAATACCGTCACACTTGATACTGGTAGTCGTGAGCTAATCGACCTTCACGCAAAGCTTTTCAAAAAACACGGAACCACCACCATTAGAAATTTTGACGCACTAAATGACGTTGAAAATTTAAAATATTCAGGCGAGAGGATTGCTCATCACGGGCTAAAACACGAAGTAGTCGTTACGATGATGGATCTGCCTAGTGGCTGTGTGGGAGCACATGATGTTAAATTTTATGAAAAAATTTTAAGAGAAATTTTAGACGCAAATATCCCTTATCATAGCGTTTGCTTTAAAGATGCAAGTGGCACAAGTAGCCCACAAAAGGTCTATGAAACCATAAAAATGGCTAGAAAGCTACTTCCAGAAAAAACTCATATCAGACTTCACACACATGAAACCGCAGGCGTAAGTGTGGCTTGCTATCTTGCAGCGCTTGAGGCTGGCGTTGATGGCATAGATCTAGCCGCAAGCCCAGTAAGTGGCGGTACAAGCCAGCCAGATATCTTAACTATGCTTCACGCAGTAAAAGGCAAAAACTACGATCTTGGCGGACTTGACGTGGAGAAAATTTTAAAATATGAAAGCGTTTTGAATGATTGCTTAAAAGAGTATTTCTTGCCACCTGAGGCCGTACAAGTAAGCCCACTCATACCATTTTCACCGATGCCTGGTGGTGCGCTCACTGCAAATACCCAGATGATGAGAGATAACAACATCTTAGATAAATTTCCAGAGGTTATCCTTGCGATGCGTGAAGTGGTGCAAAAGGGTGGATACGGTACTTCAGTAACCCCTGTTAGCCAGTTTTACTTCCAACAAGCGTTTAATAATGTAATGTTTGGCAAGTGGAAGAAGATCGCTGAGGGATACGGTAAAATGGTGCTTGGCTACTTTGGCAAGACACCAGTTACGCCTGATAAAGAGATCATCAAGCTTGCAAGCGAGCAACTAGGCTTAAAACCAACTACAAAACACGCTGTTGATATAGCTGATAAAGATGAGAGCAAGTCACTTGCGCACGTAAAAGAAATTCTAAAGCAAAACAATATAAAAACTACCGAAGAAAATATATTTATAGCAGCTGCTTGTAAAGAAAAAGGCATCGCATTTTTAAAAGGCGAAGCCAAAGTAAATGTAAGAAAGATCGATCCAAACGCTAAGGCAAACGAGGGAAGACAAACTCAAAGTGGCAGATATAGCGTTGTAGTAAATGGTAGCCGCTACAATGTCGAAGTAAGCGAAGGCTTTAATGATAGCATCCAAGTAAAATCAATCACTGAAGTTGAAGGCAAGAGCGTAAAAAATACCAAAAGTGCAGTAGCAGGCGCAACTGAAAATGATATCGTTGCAAGCTTGCCGGGCGCTGTGCATAAAATTTTAGTAAGCGCAGGAGACCATGTCAAAAAAGGGCAAGCTGTAGTCGTGCTTGAAGCAATGAAGATGGAGATAGAGGTCAAAGCTCCAAAAGATGGTGTGATAGGCTCTATTGAAGTTAGCAAAGGTCAAAGCGTCGCAAACAATCAAGTGGTGGCTAAATTTAAATAA
- a CDS encoding cation:dicarboxylate symporter family transporter, with product MNNTKKQGNLAVRLFTNLAFWVVIGIVGGVIVGMVAPELGIASKPGIDYFIKALKILIGPIIFLTIVSGIVGLESLKDLGSIGLKAFIYFEIVSTLALAVGIIFGETLRPGHGMNLDYTQLDASSVAKFTSQAGNMDANSGFLAHTLHLLRGAVPVDDIFPYVHILDPFIKSNTLQVLFMAIVVAIVLSLLAHDKKQACLKPLEFIQHYVLKLLTWLMLFSPVAAFSAMAYLIGKFGIGTLLGMMELLVVMALASCFFIFVVLGVICYFAKINVFKFMRFISKEVLVVFATSSSETALAPLMQKLESAGMNRGAVGLIIPTGYSFNLDCTNIYLSLSVIFLAQAFNIPLSFEHLISILIVLMITSKGAVGVTGSGFVVLAGTLSALPSTGIPVVTVAVLLGVDKFMSEMRAVGNLCGNAVGCMIVSIWDKKVDMDKFRYALDHPEEFHFHS from the coding sequence ATGAATAATACTAAAAAGCAAGGAAATCTTGCTGTAAGATTATTTACCAATCTTGCCTTTTGGGTTGTGATCGGTATTGTTGGTGGTGTTATCGTTGGCATGGTCGCACCTGAGCTTGGTATAGCAAGCAAGCCAGGCATTGATTACTTTATAAAAGCTCTTAAAATTTTAATCGGCCCTATCATCTTTTTAACAATCGTTTCAGGCATCGTTGGGCTTGAGAGTTTAAAAGATCTTGGATCTATTGGATTAAAGGCATTTATCTACTTTGAGATAGTTAGCACACTTGCGCTTGCTGTTGGTATCATCTTTGGTGAGACGCTTCGTCCAGGACACGGCATGAACCTTGACTACACTCAGCTTGACGCCTCAAGTGTGGCTAAATTTACATCTCAAGCTGGAAATATGGACGCAAATAGCGGCTTTTTAGCACACACACTTCATCTTTTAAGAGGCGCTGTGCCAGTAGATGATATCTTCCCTTATGTGCACATACTTGATCCATTTATAAAGTCAAACACACTTCAAGTCCTTTTCATGGCGATAGTCGTAGCTATCGTGCTTTCGCTACTTGCTCATGATAAAAAGCAAGCTTGTCTAAAACCGCTTGAATTTATCCAGCACTACGTCTTAAAGCTACTTACTTGGCTTATGCTATTTAGCCCAGTGGCAGCATTTTCAGCGATGGCTTACTTGATCGGCAAATTTGGTATCGGAACGCTTCTTGGCATGATGGAGCTTTTGGTCGTTATGGCACTTGCAAGTTGCTTTTTTATCTTTGTGGTGCTTGGCGTTATCTGCTATTTTGCGAAAATCAATGTCTTTAAATTTATGCGTTTTATTTCAAAAGAGGTATTGGTAGTCTTTGCGACAAGCTCGAGCGAAACAGCTCTTGCGCCACTTATGCAAAAGCTAGAATCAGCTGGTATGAATAGAGGTGCTGTTGGTCTTATCATTCCAACTGGCTACTCATTTAACCTTGACTGCACCAACATCTATCTGAGCTTAAGCGTTATTTTCCTAGCTCAAGCTTTCAACATCCCGCTAAGCTTTGAGCATCTAATAAGTATACTAATCGTACTAATGATCACAAGCAAAGGCGCTGTTGGCGTGACAGGATCAGGCTTTGTCGTCCTTGCTGGAACACTAAGCGCACTTCCAAGCACTGGCATACCAGTCGTCACCGTGGCTGTGCTACTTGGCGTTGATAAATTTATGTCAGAAATGCGTGCTGTTGGCAATCTCTGCGGTAACGCTGTTGGCTGCATGATCGTGTCTATCTGGGATAAAAAAGTCGATATGGATAAATTTAGATACGCACTAGATCATCCAGAGGAATTTCACTTCCACTCATAA
- a CDS encoding sodium-dependent transporter: MAKEQFSKIGYVLAVAGSAVGLGNAWKFPYMVGENGGSAFVILYLLITFLVGIPIFMAELSIGKLSESDSVNAFRKLANKNKNLWQLVGILAMVTAAIISSYYIVIIGWVFKYFSLSFTGLPNDIESSKVIFNELLTHGLGEQTLYFVIAFVACFFILSKGVKSGIEKLNVWMMPSLFIMVLIMLIFSMTMNGFTKSAEFLLVPDFSKISFNSLLLALGLAFWTLSLGMAAIITYSASLSDDTNLATSTLSIVFINIVLAIMMGLVIFTFIFEFGAEPSQGPGLVFISLPTLFAKLGVIGQILAVAFFAALIFAGITSAISIVEPFVFFLIREYGISRIKALSIVGAGVFVLGFLCLLSNIENVGDKFMLFGKNFFDFLDFTASNVLLPISGIGGAIFVGYFMKREALYVLFSPYMSDFVFSAWYFLLRYVAPVCVFIIMINKLFF, encoded by the coding sequence ATGGCAAAAGAACAGTTTTCTAAAATAGGTTATGTTTTAGCAGTTGCAGGGTCAGCTGTTGGACTTGGCAATGCGTGGAAATTTCCATATATGGTCGGTGAAAATGGTGGATCGGCATTTGTTATTTTATATCTTTTGATAACGTTTTTAGTTGGTATACCTATCTTTATGGCAGAGCTTAGTATTGGCAAGCTTAGCGAAAGTGATAGTGTAAATGCCTTTAGAAAGTTGGCAAATAAAAATAAAAATTTATGGCAGTTGGTTGGAATTTTAGCTATGGTAACCGCAGCTATAATCTCATCTTATTATATTGTTATCATCGGCTGGGTCTTTAAGTATTTCAGCCTATCTTTTACCGGTCTTCCAAATGATATAGAAAGTTCAAAAGTAATATTTAACGAGCTTCTTACACATGGTCTTGGTGAGCAGACACTTTATTTTGTTATAGCATTTGTAGCTTGCTTTTTTATCCTTTCAAAAGGAGTGAAAAGTGGCATTGAAAAGCTAAATGTTTGGATGATGCCAAGCCTATTTATCATGGTTTTAATCATGCTTATCTTTTCTATGACGATGAATGGCTTTACAAAATCGGCTGAGTTTTTACTTGTTCCTGACTTTAGCAAAATTTCATTTAACTCGCTCTTGCTTGCTCTTGGGCTTGCTTTTTGGACACTATCTCTTGGTATGGCAGCGATCATTACATATTCAGCCAGTCTAAGCGATGATACAAATTTAGCTACTTCTACGCTAAGTATCGTCTTTATAAATATCGTCTTAGCCATCATGATGGGTCTTGTTATCTTTACATTTATATTTGAATTTGGTGCAGAGCCATCTCAAGGACCAGGACTTGTCTTTATCTCTCTTCCAACGCTCTTTGCTAAGCTTGGTGTGATAGGTCAAATTTTAGCTGTGGCATTTTTTGCAGCACTTATCTTTGCTGGCATTACTTCAGCCATCTCTATCGTAGAGCCGTTTGTATTTTTCTTGATCAGAGAGTATGGCATTAGCAGGATAAAAGCTCTTAGCATAGTTGGAGCCGGTGTTTTTGTTTTAGGATTTTTGTGCCTTTTATCAAATATAGAAAATGTTGGCGATAAATTTATGCTCTTTGGTAAAAATTTCTTTGATTTTCTTGATTTTACTGCTTCAAATGTTCTGCTTCCAATTAGTGGTATAGGTGGAGCGATATTCGTTGGATATTTTATGAAAAGAGAGGCACTTTATGTGCTATTTAGTCCATATATGAGTGACTTTGTATTTAGTGCATGGTATTTTTTATTAAGATATGTGGCGCCAGTTTGCGTCTTTATCATCATGATAAATAAATTGTTTTTTTAA
- a CDS encoding TRAP transporter small permease subunit, with amino-acid sequence MQKVEKFFDKVGDIVGYICMFIMALMIIDVFFNVVARYFFSYGNVAFQELEWHFFAVIFLLGMSYALKEDAHVRVDIFYAKFSPKNKALVNMIGTVIFVIPFALLVSNLSFEFVSDAYTSAEASADPGGLTHRWIIKALIPFSFYLLVFFAIGFFIRNFNLYKKAKKGE; translated from the coding sequence ATGCAAAAAGTTGAGAAATTTTTTGATAAGGTCGGTGATATAGTCGGCTATATTTGCATGTTTATTATGGCTTTGATGATAATAGATGTTTTTTTTAACGTTGTGGCAAGATATTTTTTCTCTTATGGAAACGTTGCATTTCAGGAGCTTGAGTGGCATTTTTTTGCTGTGATATTTTTGCTTGGCATGAGCTATGCATTAAAAGAAGATGCACACGTTAGAGTTGATATCTTTTATGCTAAATTTTCACCAAAAAATAAAGCTCTTGTAAATATGATAGGAACTGTTATTTTTGTAATCCCATTTGCACTTTTGGTTTCAAATTTATCATTTGAATTTGTGAGTGATGCTTATACTTCAGCTGAAGCTAGTGCAGATCCAGGCGGTCTTACTCACAGATGGATCATAAAAGCACTTATTCCTTTTTCTTTTTATCTACTTGTATTTTTTGCGATTGGCTTTTTTATAAGAAATTTTAATCTTTACAAAAAAGCTAAAAAGGGGGAATAA
- a CDS encoding TRAP transporter large permease, whose product MAGLIMFIAALLMLGIGFPVAFTFGAVSMIFGMIGSIVESIGDGDGLLGSIEVFKDMFNFMPYRIFSIMESRIFIAVPLFVFMGVVLQKSKLAERLLESMGMLFGEIRGGIAISTILVGALLAASTGVVGASVVAMGVISLPVMLKYKYDQALGCGTICAAGTLGQIIPPSIVLIILGDIFSVPVGELFHQAIIPGLTLVAVYIIYILIVAYLKPDTAPVVKDESGVSKFKQIMRALIAIFPPLLLVICVLGSIFAGIATPTESSAFGCVGAIILAIFYRTFSSSMIKEALAESVKTTALVFAILVGATAFSMVFSYTGGDEIVEKFMTNLPGEKWGFIIFSMVVIFVLGFFIDFVEISYIVLPILVPIAAKLGINPIYLAILVAMNLQTSFLTPPFGFSLFFLRSVAPAEIKTTAIYKGVVPYIFIQLAVLVFFCVFLMELKPMLDASHGGLLNFLLSLFK is encoded by the coding sequence ATGGCTGGTTTGATAATGTTTATAGCTGCGCTTTTAATGCTAGGTATTGGCTTTCCAGTAGCCTTTACCTTTGGTGCGGTTTCTATGATATTTGGCATGATTGGTAGTATTGTTGAGAGCATTGGAGACGGAGACGGACTACTTGGAAGTATTGAAGTTTTCAAAGATATGTTTAACTTCATGCCTTATAGAATTTTCTCTATCATGGAGAGTAGAATTTTTATAGCAGTTCCACTTTTTGTCTTTATGGGCGTTGTTCTTCAAAAGTCAAAACTAGCTGAGAGGTTACTTGAGAGCATGGGTATGCTTTTTGGGGAAATTCGCGGAGGTATTGCTATTAGCACTATCTTGGTTGGAGCACTTCTTGCAGCTTCAACTGGTGTTGTTGGTGCAAGTGTCGTTGCAATGGGTGTTATAAGCTTGCCTGTTATGTTAAAGTATAAATACGACCAAGCGCTAGGTTGTGGCACTATATGTGCCGCTGGTACGCTTGGGCAGATCATTCCACCTTCTATCGTGTTGATTATTTTGGGTGATATATTTTCAGTGCCAGTTGGTGAGCTTTTTCATCAAGCCATCATCCCAGGACTCACGCTAGTAGCAGTTTATATCATTTATATTTTGATTGTTGCTTATTTGAAACCAGATACTGCACCGGTAGTAAAAGATGAGAGCGGTGTTAGTAAATTTAAGCAGATCATGAGAGCACTAATTGCTATCTTTCCACCGCTTTTACTTGTTATTTGTGTATTGGGTTCTATATTTGCAGGTATCGCTACACCAACTGAAAGTTCAGCTTTTGGCTGCGTTGGAGCCATTATTTTAGCTATTTTTTATAGGACATTTTCATCTTCTATGATAAAAGAGGCATTGGCAGAAAGCGTAAAAACCACAGCACTTGTCTTTGCTATACTTGTTGGTGCGACAGCCTTTTCTATGGTATTTAGTTACACTGGTGGCGATGAGATTGTTGAAAAATTTATGACAAATTTGCCAGGCGAGAAGTGGGGCTTTATCATTTTTAGTATGGTTGTCATCTTTGTGCTTGGCTTTTTTATCGACTTTGTTGAGATTTCATACATTGTGCTTCCTATCTTGGTACCAATAGCCGCAAAGCTTGGTATAAATCCAATTTATCTAGCAATCTTAGTTGCGATGAATTTGCAAACTTCATTCCTAACGCCGCCATTTGGTTTTAGCTTATTTTTCCTAAGATCAGTCGCACCAGCTGAGATAAAAACGACTGCTATTTATAAAGGCGTTGTGCCTTATATTTTTATTCAACTTGCTGTACTTGTATTTTTCTGCGTCTTTCTAATGGAATTAAAGCCAATGCTTGATGCGAGCCACGGCGGATTATTAAACTTCTTACTCTCACTTTTTAAATGA
- a CDS encoding GNAT family N-acetyltransferase yields the protein MIQNAQKQDAKSCIKLLNLAMEDIAYKLSGYDDPIKSDEILEIFFKSETNRLSYKNVFVYKNNEEIIAAMCAYFGGDAEQLDREISQHLMALGKDDKVEKECFDDEFYIDSIAVDENFRGQGLAKELIRHSFVKAKELGHKKVSLIVDTNKPKVRKFYESLGFKFNVKKIVNLHEYDHMIKEII from the coding sequence ATGATACAAAATGCTCAAAAACAAGATGCAAAAAGCTGCATAAAGCTACTAAATCTAGCAATGGAAGATATCGCCTACAAGCTAAGTGGCTACGATGATCCCATTAAAAGTGATGAAATTTTAGAAATTTTTTTCAAAAGTGAGACAAATAGACTTAGCTATAAAAATGTCTTTGTTTATAAAAACAACGAGGAAATTATTGCAGCGATGTGTGCTTACTTTGGTGGCGACGCGGAGCAGCTTGATAGAGAAATTTCACAGCATTTAATGGCTCTTGGCAAAGATGACAAGGTAGAAAAAGAGTGTTTTGACGATGAGTTTTATATAGATAGTATCGCTGTTGATGAAAATTTTAGAGGCCAAGGGCTTGCAAAAGAGCTCATAAGGCATTCATTTGTCAAGGCAAAAGAGCTAGGGCATAAAAAGGTTTCATTAATAGTAGATACAAACAAGCCAAAAGTTCGTAAATTTTACGAGAGTTTGGGTTTTAAATTTAATGTCAAAAAAATTGTAAATTTACATGAATACGATCATATGATA
- a CDS encoding YebC/PmpR family DNA-binding transcriptional regulator: protein MGRAFEYRRAAKEARWDKMSKVFPKLAKAITVAAKDGGCDPDMNPKLRAAIAAAKAENMPKDNIDAAIKRANGKDSADIKTIFYDGKAAHGVQIIVECATDNPTRTVANVKAIFSKNGGEILPSGSLSFMFTRKSVFELEKPSADIEEIELELIDYGLSDIEADDETLFVYGDYANFGTLHEGIEKLNLVVKKASLQYLPNQTVNLSEEQMLEVERLLDKLEDDDDVQAVYTNIE from the coding sequence ATGGGACGAGCATTTGAGTACCGAAGAGCGGCAAAAGAAGCTAGATGGGATAAGATGAGCAAGGTATTTCCAAAACTTGCAAAAGCTATAACAGTAGCTGCAAAAGATGGTGGATGTGATCCAGATATGAACCCTAAACTTCGCGCAGCTATCGCAGCGGCAAAAGCTGAAAATATGCCAAAAGATAACATCGATGCAGCTATAAAAAGAGCAAATGGCAAAGATAGCGCCGATATCAAGACTATTTTTTATGACGGCAAAGCAGCTCACGGCGTGCAGATCATCGTTGAGTGTGCGACTGACAATCCAACTAGAACAGTTGCCAATGTTAAAGCGATATTTAGCAAAAATGGCGGAGAAATTTTGCCAAGTGGTAGCCTTAGCTTTATGTTTACAAGAAAGAGCGTTTTTGAGCTTGAAAAGCCAAGCGCAGACATCGAAGAGATCGAACTTGAGCTGATTGATTATGGACTAAGTGATATCGAGGCTGACGATGAGACGCTATTTGTTTATGGCGATTATGCAAATTTTGGCACACTTCATGAAGGTATCGAAAAGCTAAATTTAGTGGTTAAAAAAGCTTCACTTCAATACTTACCAAATCAAACCGTGAATCTAAGCGAAGAGCAAATGCTTGAGGTTGAGAGACTTCTTGATAAGTTAGAAGACGATGATGACGTTCAAGCAGTTTATACAAATATCGAATAA
- the pckA gene encoding phosphoenolpyruvate carboxykinase (ATP) — MNKLDELGLKEIKKINHNLSYDELFELEKANNEGRVSSNGTFMVDTGIFTGRSPKDKYFVKQDPSQKYIAWGKINQPITKELFDKLLKKAKEQLSGKEIFIQDAFCGASKKSQKSVRFVTEVAWQAHFVKNMFIRPSEAELAKFEPDFVVYNACKTKNEDYKADGLHSDVFVIFNVEENVAVIGGTWYGGEMKKGIFSMMNYWLPLEGKLSMHCSANVGEKGDTALFFGLSGTGKTTLSTDPKRKLIGDDEHGWDDDGVFNFEGGCYAKCINLDPSSEPEIYAAIRRDALLENVVADEKGVVDYKDGSKTENTRVSYPIYHIDNYEPSSSAGHPKNIIFLSADAFGVLPPVAKLTKEQAMYYFLSGYTAKVAGTERGITEPVATFSACFGEPFMPLHPTVYAKLLGEKIDKHGVNVYLVNTGWSGGAYGVGKRMSIKATRACINAILDGSITKCEFENFDKFNFAIPKELDGVETKLLNPINTWMHPAEYNASRDKLAKMFVENFKRYEDVKEGVEYAKAGPKA; from the coding sequence ATAAACAAACTAGACGAACTAGGTCTAAAAGAGATCAAAAAGATAAATCACAATCTAAGCTACGACGAGCTTTTTGAGCTTGAAAAGGCAAACAACGAAGGCAGGGTTTCAAGCAACGGCACATTTATGGTTGATACGGGAATTTTTACTGGAAGAAGCCCAAAAGATAAGTATTTCGTCAAGCAAGATCCAAGCCAAAAATACATCGCTTGGGGTAAGATAAATCAGCCTATCACAAAAGAGCTTTTTGACAAGCTTCTTAAAAAAGCAAAAGAGCAGCTAAGTGGCAAGGAAATTTTTATCCAAGACGCATTTTGTGGAGCTAGCAAAAAGAGCCAAAAATCAGTTCGCTTTGTCACCGAAGTAGCGTGGCAAGCGCACTTTGTAAAAAATATGTTTATCCGCCCAAGTGAAGCGGAGCTAGCTAAATTTGAGCCTGATTTTGTAGTATATAACGCTTGTAAGACAAAAAATGAGGACTATAAGGCTGATGGGCTACATTCAGATGTCTTTGTTATCTTTAATGTCGAGGAAAATGTCGCTGTGATCGGTGGCACATGGTATGGTGGTGAGATGAAAAAAGGCATTTTTTCTATGATGAACTACTGGTTGCCACTTGAAGGTAAACTAAGTATGCACTGCTCTGCAAACGTAGGCGAGAAGGGCGACACGGCGCTATTTTTTGGCCTATCAGGTACTGGCAAAACGACACTTTCAACCGATCCAAAACGTAAGCTAATAGGTGATGATGAGCACGGCTGGGACGATGATGGCGTGTTTAATTTTGAGGGCGGCTGCTACGCAAAATGTATCAACCTTGATCCAAGCAGTGAGCCAGAAATTTACGCAGCGATTAGGCGTGATGCGCTACTTGAAAACGTCGTGGCTGACGAAAAGGGTGTGGTTGATTACAAAGATGGCTCAAAGACTGAAAACACACGCGTGAGCTATCCGATCTATCACATCGACAATTACGAGCCAAGCTCAAGCGCTGGACATCCAAAAAATATCATCTTTTTAAGTGCTGACGCTTTTGGCGTGCTTCCCCCAGTTGCAAAGCTGACAAAAGAACAGGCGATGTATTATTTTTTAAGTGGCTATACAGCAAAAGTTGCTGGTACAGAACGCGGTATCACTGAGCCAGTAGCTACTTTTAGCGCTTGCTTTGGCGAGCCATTTATGCCACTTCATCCAACCGTCTATGCAAAACTACTTGGCGAGAAGATCGATAAGCATGGCGTTAATGTCTATCTTGTAAATACAGGCTGGAGCGGTGGTGCTTACGGCGTTGGCAAGCGTATGAGCATAAAAGCAACTCGTGCTTGCATAAATGCGATCCTTGATGGCAGCATCACAAAATGCGAATTTGAAAATTTTGATAAATTTAACTTTGCTATACCAAAAGAGCTTGATGGTGTCGAGACAAAACTGCTAAATCCTATAAACACATGGATGCATCCGGCTGAGTATAACGCTTCACGTGATAAACTCGCTAAAATGTTTGTTGAAAATTTCAAGCGTTATGAAGATGTAAAAGAGGGCGTTGAGTACGCTAAAGCTGGTCCAAAAGCTTAA
- a CDS encoding peptidylprolyl isomerase, protein MRFDELKVYDINLDELKKDKFAVLETDKGEIRLELFAEEAPQTVANFIHLIKSGFYNGLNFHRVIPNFVIQGGCPNGTGTGGPSWRIKCECDKQGVKHERGSLSMAHAGRDTGGSQFFICHSKQPHLDGVHTVFGKCVDEESLKVLDAIRQGDKIISAKIRESL, encoded by the coding sequence ATGCGTTTTGATGAATTAAAAGTTTATGATATAAATTTAGACGAGCTTAAAAAAGATAAATTTGCAGTTTTAGAGACAGACAAAGGCGAGATCAGACTTGAACTTTTTGCAGAAGAAGCTCCACAAACTGTCGCAAATTTTATCCATTTGATAAAATCAGGCTTTTATAATGGACTAAATTTTCACAGAGTTATACCAAATTTTGTCATCCAAGGCGGCTGCCCAAATGGCACGGGTACAGGCGGTCCTAGCTGGAGGATAAAGTGTGAATGCGATAAGCAAGGGGTAAAGCACGAGCGCGGTAGCCTTAGCATGGCTCATGCAGGTCGCGATACTGGCGGATCACAGTTTTTCATCTGTCATAGCAAGCAACCTCATCTTGATGGCGTGCATACAGTCTTTGGAAAATGCGTTGACGAAGAGAGCCTAAAGGTGCTTGACGCTATAAGACAAGGCGATAAGATCATCTCTGCTAAGATTAGAGAAAGCCTATAA